The nucleotide window CCCGCTCAGATCCGTCAGATACAGCCCGCACTGAGCCTGCGCCAGCGAGCTGTCTGCTAGCAGGGAGTCTATGGCCATTGCCATCCGGACCCGCTTGAGGACTGCGCTGTCCGGGACCGCCAGCACCGCAGTAGTTTCCGGCTTAATGGCCCCCTGCCCGCCGCAGCCCTCTATTAAGGCCAGAATCAGCAGGACAAAAATACCATTGATTTTATTTTTAGACATTTACTTTTCAAAAATTGGCTGTGGGTTTTCCAATGTTTGAGGCTTCGCCATTTTTGGTCAAATTTTCCGGAGATCACAAATACTTTATACCACGTATTTTCCCAGGCTGCCCGCTTCATACTTTTCCACCTCCACCGCCCGGTTGGCAAAGCCCTCCTTGCCCATCAGGCCGTAAGTGTAGCGCTTGCCCTCCTCCACCCCCGGCTGGTCCATGGGATTGACCCCGAACAGCCCTCCGGCATAGGCGGTGGCCGTCTCCAATAGAAATATCATTTGACCAATGACCGGAGCGGTGATCTGGGGGATTATAAAACTGCAGTTAGGACGGCCGTTCTTGGCCAGAGCCATGGCGGTGGCCCTCTGTTCGGCGTTCAAAAGATCGCCGAAATCATGGCCGCTCAAATATGCCAGATCTTTTATCTTGGGATATCCTTTGGGGATGGACAGGGTTGCCCGGAATTTTTCCACCCGGATGAAGGTCACCACCTTATCACGCGGCCCCTCGGCATATAGCTGTATCTGGGAATGCTGGTCTGTGGCCCCCAGCGCCTTGACCGGTGTGGGACCGGTCTCTACCACCTCGTTCCGGCTGTTAAGCTTTTTGCCCAGACTTTCGGCCCACAGCTGACGGAACCAATCGGCTAAAAGATAAAGACTGTCGGAATAAGGCATCATCACGCTGATATGATAGCCCTTCCGGTAAAGCAGGTACTGGGTCAGGGCATAAAGCCGGGCAGGATTGCGCCAGGGATTTTCTTCCAGGGTTCTTTTGCGCATGGCGGCCGCGCCGGCCAACAGGCCCTTGATATCCACTCCGGTCATGACCAGGGGAAACAGGCCTACCGGGGTTAGCACCGAAAACCTGCCGCCCACTCCGGAAGGAACCTCCAGACTCAACAGCCCTTCCTCCCGCACTATCTGACGCAAAATGCCTTCCTCGGGGTCGGTTGTGACCACCAGGTTATTTTTCCATTTGGGGCCCAGCGATTTGAACAACCACGCCTTGAGCCACAGGAACTGGGCGCTGGTCTCGGCGGTGGCCCCCGACTTGCTGATGACATTGACCAATGTTGTTTTGGGATTAAGCAGGGACTGAATGTTTTTCAGTTTTTCCGGGTCCACGTTGTCCAGCACCCACAACCGGGGCCGGCCCTTGAGCGTTTTTTTATCCTGATGGTTGTAGGTCAAAGGATTCAAGGCTGCCTGGACCGCAGCCGTGCCCAAGGCCGAGCCGCCGATGCCCAGCACCACCAGGTCGCTGAATTTGCCCTTCATCATTCCGGCCAGGGCCAGCGATGATTTTAAATGTTCCGGTTTCTCAGGCAGGTCAAAATAATCCATCTTCCCCTTGGCTCTCTGCCGGAAAAACCATTCCGAGGCCTGGGCCGCTTGCAGACCGGATTTCTCGATCTGGGAGTATGCGATCCCATGATCTCCCAGCCGCTCGGACATCAGGTTGTTGAAATCAAATCTGATCTTAAGCTCGGACATTTTACTTCCCTCACTTTTAAACAGTTTACAATTTACCGGTTTACAGTTGAGACGTTTGTCGTTCATTGTTCATTGTTAGCTGTAGACTGCCTGCCCTCAACGGGAGTACTGCAGCGACAGGGCCAACATGTCCTGCTTGAGGCCGCTGCCGGAGAACAACCGGCTGGTGGCAGCGGAACAATTAAGGGTGACAGGGCCGACTGTAAACGACTGCCCGGCTGAGATGAAATACATATCCTGCAGGCTGGGATAATTTTGGATCAACTGCGGCACCAATGGCGTGCCCACGGTAAAAAAGCCGAACCGCAGAATATAGCCCCGAGATGCTGGCTGCAACTCCATACCCAGTTTAAAATCGGCCCGGCCCTGATAATCCCAGGAGGCGTTCTGCCATCCGGTGATGTCTATCTGTCCAGCCAGGGTGGAGGTTGAATCGATCCGGTAATTGAAGCCCAAGGTTGAAAGGGCCGGCACCACTCCGTAAAGCGCCAGATCGTCACCGCCCGGTTCCGGCAGATAATCGGCGGTGCCTGTCATCCGGCTCTCTGTGCGAAGGCGGGTAAACAATATCAGCTCGGAATTGATTGTCATTTCTATTCCGGCATTTAGGTTGAGTCCTTGGGCAGAACCCTGGGTTATAAGGGTATCCCCTTTTTGCCAGATCATGGCCACCGACCCCTCGCAGAAGGATAGCCCGACCATCACTCCCTCAGAGACCTCATAAAAGCACCCCAAGGCAGTCAGGTGCAGGTCCAGGCTGGCTTGATACTGGATATAGGGCTGCCATTGGTCGGGAAAGTTCATATCGGTTTTCATGTAATTTGCAAACCCTGCGGCCAGTCCCCAGCGCCCAAAATTCCAAGCTCCGGCGGCTGCGGCCGGCAGGGCCAGGGACTGCCTGGTGGTAATCAGCACGTGGCTATGACTATCCGAAAGGAAATCTCCCGATACCACCGCCGAAGCCTTTGTACCGGGGATCTTCAACCGACAGGGATTGCCGAACAAAGCTGCCGGCCCCCGGTTAAGACAAGTAACGTTACCGCTACCCAAAGCTGCCGCGTCCAAGGTCTGGTAATAGTTATACTGCAGCGGCAGGGTCAGCTGGTATTGGACGGCCCAGACCGGCCGGCAGAGCAACAACAGCAATATGGCAGCGGTGGTTTTATTCATATCTAAAAAATAGTGGGAGAGGGCAGGTAAGTTATGGTTGTTTGAGTTGATGTTTTATGCCACTTCGGCTCTGATCAATGCAAGTTTATGGGATAAATAATCTGCGCAATCTGCGGATGTGATGCCCCGGGATCAGTCCCCGAACACGGTGCCGATGGACTTGGCCGCCCGGATCACCTCGGAGTCCGGCTGGACCAGCCGCAGCTGGCCCACCGCCTCCTTGATGGGAACCGCCTCCACCTTCAGGCCCTTGAGGGCCGCCATCTGCCCGAACTCGCCTTTGGCCATCAGTTCCACGGCCTTGACCCCGAACCTGGTTCCCAAAATGCGGTCGAAGGCTGTGGGGCTGCCTCCCCGCTGCAGGTGGCCTAAGACTGTCACCCGGCAGTCGATCCCGGTCCGTTCTTCGATATCATCGGCCAGCTTTTGGCCTATGCCGCCCAGCCGCACCGGGTCGGTGGACTCCTTGATGATCTTGCGGACCACCATCTCCCCGCCCTTGGGCTTGGCCCCCTCCGAAACCACCACGATGGAAAAACGCCGGCCCTTCTGGTTACGCTCGATGATCCGCCGGCAGACCTGGTTGATGTCGTAGGGTATCTCGGGAAGAAGGATGATATCACCGCCGCCTGCCACTCCGCTGTAAAGGGCGATCCACCCGGCATAGCGGCCCATGGTCTCCACGATCATCACCCGGTGGTGGGACATGGCGGTGGACTGCAGTTTGTCCAGGGCCTCAGTGGCGGTCACCACCGCAGAGTCGAAGCCGAAGGTGACGTCGGTGGCGGCCAGGTCGTTGTCGATGGTCTTGGGAATGCCCACAGCCTTGATGCCCCGGTCTATCATCTGCTGAGTGATGGCCATGGTGCCATCGCCGCCGATGGCCACCAGGGCCTCCAGCTTGGCCAGTTCAAAATTCTCCTGGACCCGCTCGAACACGTCCTGGTATTCCATCTCCCCCTTGGCGTTCTTGACCGCGTAGCGAAAGGGGTTGTCCCGGTTGGAGGTGCCCAAAATAGTGCCGCCCTCGGCCAAAATGCCCGAGACGTTGCGCCAGTTAAGCTCGTGATACCGGCCCTCGATCAGCCCGGCGTAGCCGTCCTCAATGCCGATCACCTTCATCCCGTGGCCGTTGATGGCGGTCTTGGCCACCGCCCTGATCACCGCGTTAAGACCGGGGCAATCGCCCCCGGCGGTCAGGATCCCGAAGCGCTTGATCTTGGACATCTGTGAAACTCCTTATCTTGAGCTGTAGACTGCAAGCCCTAAGCTTTATGCTTAGGCTGGGAGTTGATAGCTATCAGGGGGTAACCCCACCCTTCCCTCCCCTCGAGGGGAGGGAAAGAGGGAGAGGTCAATTTAAGATCTCCTCCACCAGTTTGACCACCTCCTGGGCGGCCCGGGGCCTGCCCAGGGCCAGGGCGTTCTTGCGCATCTGCGCCAGTTTCTGGGGCGAAGCCAGCACCTCGTCCAGCCGGTGAGGAATGTCCAACTGATGCATGGCCTTTATCCCGGCCCCGTGCTCCAGCAGCATGTCGCTGTTCATGTCCTCCTGTCCGGGGATGGGGTTGACGATGATCATGGGCAGGCCGCAGGCCATAGCCTCGGCGGTGGTCAGTCCGCCGGGCTTGCTGATCAGTATGTCGGAGGCCCGCATGTATTCGTCCATCTGTTCGGTGAACCCCACCGGGATCATCTTGAACGGCATTTGCTCCCGCATCTGGCGGAGGCGGCCCAGCAGCTTGCGGTTCTTCCCGGCCACCACCACCAGCTGAAAGTTGGACCTGACCGAGGCCAGTGAAGCCACTATCTTCTCGATCGGCCCCACACCAAAACCGCCTGACAACATCAGCACCACGGGCAGTCTGGGAGCCAGCACCAGTTTTTCCCGGATGGCGGCCGGCGATTTCTTTTTGGAGAATTCCAGGCCCACCGGTATCCCCAGCGTCCGGATCCTCTCCGGCGGAACGCCCGAAGCCATCAAGTGCTGTTTGCTGTTTTCATCAGCCACCGCGTAGTGTTCGCATTCCGGCAGGATCCAATATGAATGCAGTCCGTAGTCGGTGGTGACCGTCAGCAGCGGGGTCTCTATCTTCTCCTTGCGCTTAAGGTCGCAGACTAGCTGGGAAGCCAGAAAATGAGTGGATATTATCAGATCCCACTCCTGCTCCCTGATGAAAGAGGTGAACTTGCGGGTGTTGAGGGTGTCCAGCAGACGCAGCAGGAAATCTGGGCGGTTCTGGCGTTTCAGATTGTCCGAGGTGGTGAAGATGTAGCCGAACAGCAGCGGTTGCTTCTGGGCCATGTACAGATAGATGTCGTGATAGACAGTCTTGTAGAGCAAGGTGGAGTATTTGAGCAGGTCGATATGGGTGACCTGGCAGCGCTCCTTGCTCTGGGGCAGCAAGGATAGCGATTGCTCAATGGCTTTGGCAGCCATGGTGTGGCCGGCCCCGGCCGAGGCCGAGATAATCAGGATGTTTTTCATAGTGTATCTGTTGCCCGTTCGCCGTTTGATGTTTACTGTTTGCCGTTTGGTGTTCAGGGCCTTAAAAGCTTTCCTTGTCCTGGCGGCACAACACCGATTGATAGGGATTGAATTCAATATCCTTGGGTTTTAAGGGCATCAGCGGTAGTTCCAGTTCGGTCAATGGCCCCTTTACCAGCACCCGCAGCCGGGCCTGCCTTTTTTCCCCAAAATCTACCAACAACGGAATATACATCATAAAATCCGGAGAAACTTCCTCCTGACGGACTTTGAGAGTCACCCGGAATTTGCCATCTGGGGTCTTGCTGGTAGTATAACAATATTTGTAGTTGGGAATATCAGTGCCGTAAACCCATTGATCAAAAAACCATCCCATGTCCATCCACAGGTGTTTCTCCGCAATTTTCCGGAACTGTTCAGTACTTACTAGGCTGTCGCGGTAAGTGGCATAATAATCGCGCATCATGCCGATGAATTTGTCCTCCTTCATGGTGTTCAGGTCTATCAACATGTTCCGCAGCATCTGGATCACCCAGGCCCCTTTTTTATAGGTTATCACCGCGTTGTCCTCAAAGGTCTCACTGGTGATGTTGCGTCGGCCCAGCCAGATCGGCCCCGACCCCTTGCCATCCCCCAGCAGATATTTGCGGTTGTTGATTATATCGTCCCGGTATTCTTTGAACCACTTGAAATAGTTTTCATTGTCTTTTAACGCGTTCTGCATATACCACAGACCGGAGAACTCGGAAAGGCCCTCCGAGAGCCACTGGTCGTGATAGGAGTCATGGCTCACACCGTAGCCCAGCCATTGATGGGCTACTTCATGGGACCGTAACACTTCCTGATAGCTCTGATATTTATTGTAGAGGTTGTTTTTAAAACTGTACCAGGCTAGGTTTATCAGTCCCGGAAAAGCTACACCCCCGCCAAAAGGATATTGGGCGGCGCAGAGCCTGGAGGCCGGGCATTCCCCGTAGACTTTTTGAAAAAAAGCCAGGCTGTTGGCCACATCGGCCCCCACTTGCTTTTCATCCATCCGAATCTCGTCCGAGGTCAGTATGGTCACCGGAGGAATGCTGTCGTTGATTATTTTAGTTTCCTTAAAATACCCCATATTAAAAGTGAAGAACTGGACCGGGGTGGAAGTGACCCAGCGGCTGTTGACAATTGCATCTACGGTATCAGATGATATCTGGTCTCCAACGCTGATGAATTTGAACTTGGAGGGATAATGATAGGTGACGTCAAACAGCGCCCGGTTTGACTCGCCAGCGTAGGGATACCACCCTGATGATGACTTGATATACACCCAGTTTTGGAAGCGTTCCATCAAATCACCATGGTAGAAAACTGTCAGGGTACAGACTTGACCTGAGGCCAGGGGATGGGGCGAACGGACCCACATATCGTCCAACTCCTTCCCTTTGTAAAATTCGGCCGGGCCCAAACCTGCCCAGGACACCGAGTCCGCCTCCACCCCGGCGCACCATTGGCTGGCAAGGTAAAAGTTGAGCCACCGGCTGTCAGCGTGGTGCGATTTTATCACCAATCGGCAGACTACATCCATTCTCTTCTCACCCGAAATCAGACAGTCCATTTTGTAATTTAAAATACTCAGCGATTTTCGGATCTTTTCCTTTTCCGTTTTCAAGCTGTCGGCCTGCCAATGGAATTTGGAGATCAGGTCCAGGCGGTAGGTAGTCAGAGTGGCCTCTTTAATGCTTTTATAAAACTCCACTTCCTCGAAGGAATAGGGATCGAGTTCGAAAATCTCGGCGGCTTGATTGCCGGGGCCTTTGATGTGGGCATAGAACAATCCATTGGGCTGTTTTCCCAAAATGGTCTTCATTATCTCCGGTTCGCAGTAATCGCCTTTCAAGACGGAGTTGTAGGTGATATACTTTACCGCTTCATCGGCGGCTGAACCGAAGTCCTCGGAAATGGTCAGGGGGCCGAACTTCAGTTTCCGGTCAAGTTCTTCCATGGTCCCGTCGGCGCAAAGAAGGAACAACTCGCTGAAATCCCGGTTGATGGAATCGTTCTGGTAGAACCTGGCGATCTGCTGCCTTTCGACTTTAGTGGGCGGAACAAAGACTATGTTCCCCTTTCCCTTGAACACCGCGGCGCAGCTGAAACCGTCGATGTCGGAGCACAGGAACATCTGCCCTTCGCTTAAGGTAATGGTGGCGGCATCGCGCTTCAGCACCAAGTCCTTTACCTCTGCCCCCCGTGGCCCGGCCTTAAGTTTCTTTAACTGCTGGCAGACCTTCTCGTATTGTGTTTTGGTTCCGTCTCCGGCCGGCTGGGAAAAAGCAGGGGCTGACAGGAACAATCCAATCATTAGGGTCCAGGTCATGCTTTTCAACATTAGTGTCCTCCCCTATTTTCTGTTATTTTGTTCTTAAATAATCCCTGGGCTGCCTCCGATGGTTTCATCTCTTTTTTACCGGCGCTGGCAGAATAGCATGATGGTCTTCACCACTTGCTCCTGATCGTTTAAACTGAGGCCATGATGAAATGGTAGCGCCAAACTGCGGTCAGCCGTATCCTCGGTCACCGGAAAATCCCCTCGTTTATGTTTCAGTTCCTTCACCAGGTATGGCTGAAGGTGAAGAGCCGGAAAGTAGTGAGCACAACCGATACCCTTTCCCTGGAGGTGCTTTATCAGCCGGTCACGGCCCAAGCCTTTGAGTTTTGGAGGAACCAGGGCCACGAATACGAACCAGCTGCGGGTTATTCCGGGAAAATCTTTTAACACGGTGAATTCCGGCAGGCGTTCGGCAAAAAGCTTTTGGTAGTTTTGGGCCACCTTTTTCCGCCTGGCCAAAATCCCGGGAAGCCTTGCCAGCTGGGCCAAGCCCAGTGCGGCGTTGATGTCAGCCATCCTATAATTATAACCCAGGTCATGATGGGCCAGCCAGCCGCCCATGGAATGGCGCCCCTGGTTGCGAAGACTGCGCATAGCCTCGGCCAGATCATCGTCATCGGTCAAGACCATTCCGCCCTCGCCGGTTGTGATCTGCTTGTTGGGGTAGAACCCGAAAGCCGAGGCGATCCCGAAACTGCCAGCCTGCTTACCGTGATACTTTGCCCCCAAGGCCTCGCAGGAATCTTCGATCAGGATCAGTTCGTGTTTTTTGCAGATCCTCTGCAAGGCGGAATAATCTGCAGGCAGGCCGAAGACGTCCACCGCCAGTATTGCCTTGGTGCGCCGGGTGATGGCGGCCTCTATCATTTTAGGGTCAATGTTCAGGGTCTTAGGATCGATGTCCACAAAGACCGGCCTGGCTCCCTGGTACAAAATGCAGTTAACCGAGGCGGCGAAAGAATAGGACGGAGTGATGACCTCATCGCCGGGCTTTAACCCCAGGGCATGGGTGATCAGGTGCAGCCCGGCGGTGCCGGAGGAGACCGCCAGGGCGTGCTTGCGGCCGGTGTATCTGGCAAAAGCTTTTTCAAATTTCAGGATCTCCGGGCCCAGGCTTAGGGTTCCGGACTTGAGTACCTTGATTACAGCGTTGATTTCGCGCTGGGTAATGTCAGGGGAGGCTAGCTTGAGCACTTTTACCTCTAAGCATTGTTCAATGTTGTGTGTCAAATATCCCAGAGCCTTTGATGGAATACGAATGATGTGTACCCTTTAGCAGGCGAAGCTCAGTGCACCCTGCCATTGATTCCCTGACCCTACTCCACTGTTTCCCGGGGCCAGCGTTTGGCCTCATATGAAACAGCGGGTCCATCTGCCTCAAGAGGGGCAAACATCCCCATCCTTATCATACATGCCAGTATCCCCAGCCACAGTACCAGGGCCATCCCGGCCGGCAAGAACCAAGGCAGATACAATGCAGATACAGCCAGCAGCCCGAAGATCAGTTGAAATAGATACATGATGAGAATGGTCTTCCAGACTGAATTATAGCGACGGTGCATCAGGTCGTACACGTGCCGCCGGTCCCCGGTGAAGATATCACGGCTCAGGACGATCCGGCGGACTATGGCCAGCCCGGTGTCCAGCACCAGCCAGGAGAGCAGGATGAACCCGGCCAGCAGATGGATCAGCCCGTGTGCGGACAGAAGTAAAAGCATCCAGCCCAAAATGCCGCCCATCACCAGGCTACCGGAATCGCCCATGAATATCCGGGCCGGCGGTTTATTGATGGGCCAAAACCCTCCGGCCGCCCCGGCTAGAATGGCAGCCCAGCAGGCCAGGATCATGTCCCCCAAAAGCATTCCCAGCACCAGGAACCCCAGTCCGGCCAAAACCGTCAGGCCCGCGGCCAGGCCGTCCATTCCGTCCAGAAAGTTCAGGGCGTTGGCCGAGGCCACCAGCGCCATTATCCCCAGCAGGAAATCCATCCTCTCGAATCCCAGCAGGGTCAGGTGCCTGGAGACCAGCATGATCATCAGCCCTGCCCCGAACAGGCCCAGGGCCTTGATGTAGGGCTTGATCTCGTGCAGATCATCCAACAGGCCGGTAACGAACAGACCGAAACATCCTATGCCCATGGCCACCAGCTGGCGGTTAGAGATGATGACCCCGGGCAGCAGCCAGCAGACCTCCAAAGTGACCCAGATGGCCATGCCGATGGCAATGCCGCCGCTGCGGGGAATGGAATTGCTGTGCATCCCCAGTTCGTCGGGATGGTCCATGATGGCCAGCCTCCGCCCCAGGATCCTGGCCAGTGGCCCGGTCAGCAGCGCAGTTAAAAAGGCCACCATAAGAAGCAGTAAGTAGTTCAGCATCAACTTGGCTATTGGTTATTGGAAAAACATTGTCCGGGGAACGCTGATCAGCAGGAGAGGTCGGACAATCGCCCGGTAATTGACCACAGAAGGCAACAGGGATTCTTTATCGGCCACAAAAACACAGTTCAATTTC belongs to candidate division TA06 bacterium and includes:
- a CDS encoding DegT/DnrJ/EryC1/StrS family aminotransferase; translation: MEQCLEVKVLKLASPDITQREINAVIKVLKSGTLSLGPEILKFEKAFARYTGRKHALAVSSGTAGLHLITHALGLKPGDEVITPSYSFAASVNCILYQGARPVFVDIDPKTLNIDPKMIEAAITRRTKAILAVDVFGLPADYSALQRICKKHELILIEDSCEALGAKYHGKQAGSFGIASAFGFYPNKQITTGEGGMVLTDDDDLAEAMRSLRNQGRHSMGGWLAHHDLGYNYRMADINAALGLAQLARLPGILARRKKVAQNYQKLFAERLPEFTVLKDFPGITRSWFVFVALVPPKLKGLGRDRLIKHLQGKGIGCAHYFPALHLQPYLVKELKHKRGDFPVTEDTADRSLALPFHHGLSLNDQEQVVKTIMLFCQRR
- a CDS encoding undecaprenyl/decaprenyl-phosphate alpha-N-acetylglucosaminyl 1-phosphate transferase, with product MLNYLLLLMVAFLTALLTGPLARILGRRLAIMDHPDELGMHSNSIPRSGGIAIGMAIWVTLEVCWLLPGVIISNRQLVAMGIGCFGLFVTGLLDDLHEIKPYIKALGLFGAGLMIMLVSRHLTLLGFERMDFLLGIMALVASANALNFLDGMDGLAAGLTVLAGLGFLVLGMLLGDMILACWAAILAGAAGGFWPINKPPARIFMGDSGSLVMGGILGWMLLLLSAHGLIHLLAGFILLSWLVLDTGLAIVRRIVLSRDIFTGDRRHVYDLMHRRYNSVWKTILIMYLFQLIFGLLAVSALYLPWFLPAGMALVLWLGILACMIRMGMFAPLEADGPAVSYEAKRWPRETVE
- a CDS encoding glycosyltransferase, yielding MKNILIISASAGAGHTMAAKAIEQSLSLLPQSKERCQVTHIDLLKYSTLLYKTVYHDIYLYMAQKQPLLFGYIFTTSDNLKRQNRPDFLLRLLDTLNTRKFTSFIREQEWDLIISTHFLASQLVCDLKRKEKIETPLLTVTTDYGLHSYWILPECEHYAVADENSKQHLMASGVPPERIRTLGIPVGLEFSKKKSPAAIREKLVLAPRLPVVLMLSGGFGVGPIEKIVASLASVRSNFQLVVVAGKNRKLLGRLRQMREQMPFKMIPVGFTEQMDEYMRASDILISKPGGLTTAEAMACGLPMIIVNPIPGQEDMNSDMLLEHGAGIKAMHQLDIPHRLDEVLASPQKLAQMRKNALALGRPRAAQEVVKLVEEILN
- a CDS encoding 6-phosphofructokinase, giving the protein MSKIKRFGILTAGGDCPGLNAVIRAVAKTAINGHGMKVIGIEDGYAGLIEGRYHELNWRNVSGILAEGGTILGTSNRDNPFRYAVKNAKGEMEYQDVFERVQENFELAKLEALVAIGGDGTMAITQQMIDRGIKAVGIPKTIDNDLAATDVTFGFDSAVVTATEALDKLQSTAMSHHRVMIVETMGRYAGWIALYSGVAGGGDIILLPEIPYDINQVCRRIIERNQKGRRFSIVVVSEGAKPKGGEMVVRKIIKESTDPVRLGGIGQKLADDIEERTGIDCRVTVLGHLQRGGSPTAFDRILGTRFGVKAVELMAKGEFGQMAALKGLKVEAVPIKEAVGQLRLVQPDSEVIRAAKSIGTVFGD
- a CDS encoding glucose-6-phosphate isomerase, whose protein sequence is MSELKIRFDFNNLMSERLGDHGIAYSQIEKSGLQAAQASEWFFRQRAKGKMDYFDLPEKPEHLKSSLALAGMMKGKFSDLVVLGIGGSALGTAAVQAALNPLTYNHQDKKTLKGRPRLWVLDNVDPEKLKNIQSLLNPKTTLVNVISKSGATAETSAQFLWLKAWLFKSLGPKWKNNLVVTTDPEEGILRQIVREEGLLSLEVPSGVGGRFSVLTPVGLFPLVMTGVDIKGLLAGAAAMRKRTLEENPWRNPARLYALTQYLLYRKGYHISVMMPYSDSLYLLADWFRQLWAESLGKKLNSRNEVVETGPTPVKALGATDQHSQIQLYAEGPRDKVVTFIRVEKFRATLSIPKGYPKIKDLAYLSGHDFGDLLNAEQRATAMALAKNGRPNCSFIIPQITAPVIGQMIFLLETATAYAGGLFGVNPMDQPGVEEGKRYTYGLMGKEGFANRAVEVEKYEAGSLGKYVV